In a genomic window of Streptomyces pristinaespiralis:
- a CDS encoding PAS domain-containing sensor histidine kinase produces the protein MNELVRQHTALSESDLEWLHLLVSEWQLLSDLSFADLVLWVPTRDGTRYVSVAQMRPNTGPTSYQDDMVGHLVPRGRRPLLDAALDEGRIVREGDPEWREEVPVRVESIPVRREGRVLGVIARNTNLLTVRTPSRLELTYLQSASDLAQMIAAGTFPFPGEQVEMDSSPRAGDGLIRLDADGIVQYASPNGLSAYHRLGLASDLVGQHLGQVTAELAPSRGPVDEAIVKIASGYAPRETEVEGNGGVIQLRAIPLKPKGVRIGSLVLLRDVTELRRRERELITKDATIREIHHRVKNNLQTVAALLRLQARRMDSVRGREALNEAVRRVGSIAIVHETLSQNLDERVEFDDIADRVIAMVAEISPGKVDCRRTGRFGILDAEIATPLSMVLTEVLQNALEHAFAQGEQGSVEVAAVRGDARTENARLLITVQDDGRGLPEGFDPQRTGNLGLQIVRTLVEGELGGTFDMVPVPAPGRGTRVVLDIPVPDRR, from the coding sequence ATGAACGAACTCGTCCGCCAGCACACCGCTCTGAGTGAGTCAGACCTCGAGTGGCTCCATCTGCTGGTCTCGGAGTGGCAGCTGCTCTCCGACCTCTCCTTCGCCGACCTCGTGCTGTGGGTGCCCACCCGCGACGGCACGCGGTACGTCTCCGTCGCCCAGATGCGGCCGAACACCGGCCCCACCTCGTACCAGGACGACATGGTCGGCCACCTGGTGCCGCGCGGCCGGCGCCCGCTGCTGGACGCCGCGCTGGACGAGGGGCGGATCGTGCGCGAGGGCGACCCGGAGTGGCGCGAGGAGGTCCCGGTGCGGGTCGAGTCCATCCCCGTACGCCGGGAGGGCCGGGTCCTGGGCGTCATCGCGCGCAACACCAACCTGCTCACCGTGCGCACCCCGTCGCGGCTGGAGCTCACCTACCTGCAGTCCGCCTCCGACCTGGCGCAGATGATCGCCGCCGGCACGTTCCCGTTCCCCGGGGAGCAGGTCGAGATGGACTCCTCGCCGCGTGCCGGAGACGGGCTGATCAGGCTCGACGCGGACGGCATCGTCCAGTACGCCAGCCCCAACGGACTGTCCGCCTACCACCGCCTCGGTCTGGCCTCCGACCTCGTCGGCCAGCACCTGGGCCAGGTCACCGCCGAACTGGCCCCCTCCCGCGGTCCGGTCGACGAGGCCATCGTCAAGATCGCCAGCGGATACGCGCCGCGCGAGACCGAGGTGGAGGGCAACGGCGGAGTCATCCAGCTGCGGGCGATTCCCCTCAAGCCCAAGGGCGTGCGCATCGGTTCCCTGGTGCTGCTGCGGGACGTGACCGAACTGCGCCGCCGCGAGCGGGAGTTGATCACCAAGGACGCGACCATCCGGGAGATCCACCACCGGGTGAAGAACAACCTCCAGACGGTCGCGGCACTGCTGCGCCTCCAGGCACGCCGGATGGACTCGGTGCGCGGGCGTGAGGCCCTCAACGAGGCCGTGCGGCGCGTCGGTTCGATCGCGATCGTGCATGAGACGCTGTCCCAGAATCTGGACGAGCGGGTGGAGTTCGACGACATCGCCGACCGCGTGATCGCGATGGTGGCGGAGATCTCACCCGGCAAGGTCGACTGCCGGCGCACCGGGCGCTTCGGCATCCTTGACGCCGAGATCGCCACGCCGCTGTCCATGGTGCTCACCGAGGTGCTGCAGAACGCCCTGGAACACGCCTTCGCGCAGGGGGAGCAGGGTTCGGTGGAGGTTGCGGCAGTCCGCGGTGACGCGCGCACGGAGAACGCCCGGCTGCTGATCACCGTTCAGGACGACGGCCGCGGCCTGCCGGAGGGCTTCGATCCGCAGCGGACGGGGAACCTCGGGCTGCAGATCGTACGGACCCTCGTGGAGGGGGAGTTGGGCGGGACGTTCGACATGGTCCCGGTACCCGCTCCGGGGCGCGGCACACGGGTCGTGCTCGACATCCCTGTGCCGGACCGGCGTTAG
- a CDS encoding diacylglycerol/lipid kinase family protein: protein MRALLVVNPAATTTSARTRDVLIHALASEMKIEAVTTEYRGHARDLGRRAAESNDIDLVVALGGDGTVNEVVNGLLHNGPDPDSLPRLAVVPGGSTNVFARALGLPNDAVEATGAILDALRDRTEQTVGLGLAAGTPGTDDEAVPERWFTFCAGLGFDAGVVGRVEQHRERGKRSTHALYVRQVLRQFLEDPHRRRGTITLERPGAAPVEDLVLSIVCNTSPWTYLGNRPVYASPKASFDTALDVLGLSKLSTPAVARYGTQLLTSSPDRGPRGKHALTLHDQTDFTLHSKVPLPFQMDGDHLGLRTSVTFTGVRRALRVIV, encoded by the coding sequence ATGCGCGCACTTCTCGTGGTCAATCCGGCAGCAACCACCACCAGTGCCCGCACGCGCGACGTACTGATCCACGCGCTCGCCAGCGAGATGAAGATCGAGGCGGTCACCACCGAGTACCGCGGCCACGCCCGCGACCTCGGCCGCCGGGCCGCGGAGTCGAACGACATCGACCTGGTCGTCGCCCTCGGCGGCGACGGCACGGTCAACGAGGTGGTCAACGGCCTGCTGCACAACGGCCCCGATCCGGACTCCCTCCCCCGTCTCGCGGTGGTCCCCGGCGGCTCGACGAACGTCTTCGCCCGCGCTCTCGGCCTGCCGAACGACGCCGTCGAGGCGACCGGCGCGATCTTGGACGCGCTCCGCGACCGGACCGAGCAGACGGTCGGCCTGGGCCTCGCGGCCGGCACGCCCGGCACGGACGACGAGGCCGTCCCAGAACGCTGGTTCACCTTCTGCGCCGGGCTCGGTTTCGACGCCGGCGTGGTCGGCCGGGTCGAACAGCACCGCGAACGCGGCAAGCGGTCGACACACGCCCTCTACGTGCGCCAGGTGCTGCGCCAGTTCCTGGAGGACCCGCACCGCAGACGCGGCACCATCACCCTGGAGCGGCCCGGCGCGGCCCCCGTCGAGGACCTGGTGCTGTCCATAGTCTGTAACACCTCTCCGTGGACCTACCTGGGCAATCGCCCGGTGTACGCGTCCCCGAAGGCGTCCTTCGACACCGCCCTCGACGTGCTCGGACTGTCGAAGCTGTCGACCCCCGCGGTGGCGCGTTACGGCACCCAGCTGCTCACCTCGAGCCCGGATCGCGGGCCCCGCGGGAAGCACGCACTCACACTTCACGACCAGACCGACTTCACCTTGCATTCAAAGGTCCCACTGCCCTTCCAGATGGACGGTGACCACCTGGGGCTGCGCACGAGCGTGACGTTCACAGGCGTTCGCCGTGCACTGCGTGTGATTGTGTGA
- a CDS encoding RNA polymerase sigma factor SigF, whose translation MSSGNGDGSMREDEERGPRVLSASAGIPEQQARPHPVVDEPDGRTASAERADRMSEHQQDHHPHDRSGARAMFIELRKLPDGSPQRAELRNQLVRMHLPLVEHLARRFRNRGEPLDDLTQVATIGLIKSVDRFDPERGVEFSTYATPTVVGEIKRHFRDKGWAVRVPRRLQELRLSLTTATAELSQQHGRSPTVHELAERLGISEEEVLEGLESANAYSTLSLDVPDTDDESPAVADTLGAEDEALEGVEYRESLKPLLEGLPPREKRILLLRFFGNMTQSQIAQEVGISQMHVSRLLARTLAQLRERLLVEE comes from the coding sequence GTGAGCAGCGGAAACGGGGACGGTTCGATGCGGGAGGACGAGGAGCGAGGCCCGCGGGTGCTGAGCGCGTCCGCCGGCATCCCTGAGCAGCAGGCGCGGCCGCACCCGGTGGTGGACGAACCTGATGGCCGTACGGCCTCGGCAGAGCGGGCGGACCGTATGAGCGAGCACCAGCAGGATCATCACCCTCATGACCGCAGCGGCGCGCGGGCGATGTTCATCGAACTGCGCAAGCTGCCCGACGGGTCGCCCCAGCGGGCAGAGCTGCGCAACCAGCTGGTCCGGATGCATCTGCCGCTGGTCGAGCACCTGGCGCGGCGGTTCCGGAACCGCGGCGAGCCGCTGGACGACCTCACCCAGGTCGCGACGATCGGCCTGATCAAGTCGGTGGACCGGTTCGACCCGGAGCGCGGTGTCGAGTTCTCGACCTACGCGACCCCGACGGTGGTCGGCGAGATCAAGCGCCACTTCCGTGACAAGGGCTGGGCGGTCCGGGTGCCGCGCCGCCTTCAGGAGCTGCGGCTCTCGCTCACGACCGCGACGGCAGAGCTCTCCCAGCAGCACGGCCGGTCCCCGACCGTGCACGAGCTGGCGGAGCGCCTCGGCATCTCGGAGGAGGAGGTCCTGGAGGGTCTGGAGTCCGCGAACGCGTACTCCACGCTGTCCCTGGACGTCCCCGACACGGACGACGAGTCCCCGGCGGTGGCGGACACGCTCGGCGCGGAGGACGAGGCGCTGGAGGGCGTCGAGTACCGCGAGTCGCTCAAGCCGCTCCTGGAGGGCCTCCCGCCGCGGGAGAAGCGGATCCTGCTGCTGCGGTTCTTCGGGAACATGACCCAGTCCCAGATCGCGCAGGAGGTCGGCATCTCCCAGATGCACGTCTCCCGCCTCCTCGCCCGCACTCTGGCGCAGCTGCGCGAACGCCTCCTGGTCGAGGAGTAG
- a CDS encoding sugar ABC transporter substrate-binding protein has product MKRKLVAAVGAVAMMASVAACGSDGGSESAKSPKDRKETLTVWLMVDAQSTWPELVKDVNAQFNKKYPGVKVDVQYQQWADKAKKLDTALGGDKFPDVVELGNTETMQYILNGALAEIDPKKYQNSDTWIQGLKDTCSFEGKQFCVPYYAGARVAIYNTEMLKKGAGVDKLPETEDELLAAMDKVSAEYGKKDKRFSSLYLPGRYWYAAMSYVAAYDGKIAEYDEGSKEWKASLSSPEAQKGIQHFIDLVKKYNKADQTKDEQDHANVMANEKAALIYGNGWESGSVIDGKNNGNPKLEGKIVTAGMPGPNGKALPSFIGGSDLAVTSKSKVADLGEEWISLFTSEKSMEVLAAKNILPNNTKQLEPLKAKPETAPIANAVPDAWFTPIAPGWTSIEKEEVLENMLLAILKGDSVEAATKAADAKINELINQES; this is encoded by the coding sequence GTGAAGCGCAAGCTCGTAGCAGCGGTGGGTGCGGTGGCCATGATGGCCTCGGTCGCGGCCTGTGGTTCGGACGGCGGCAGTGAATCGGCGAAGAGCCCGAAGGACCGCAAGGAGACGCTGACCGTCTGGCTGATGGTCGACGCCCAGTCGACCTGGCCCGAGCTGGTCAAGGACGTCAACGCGCAGTTCAACAAGAAGTACCCGGGTGTGAAGGTCGACGTCCAGTACCAGCAGTGGGCGGACAAGGCCAAGAAGCTCGACACCGCCCTCGGTGGCGACAAGTTCCCCGACGTCGTCGAGCTCGGCAACACCGAGACGATGCAGTACATCCTCAACGGCGCCCTCGCCGAGATCGACCCGAAGAAGTACCAGAACTCCGACACCTGGATCCAGGGCCTGAAGGACACCTGCTCCTTCGAGGGCAAGCAGTTCTGCGTGCCCTACTACGCCGGCGCCCGTGTCGCCATCTACAACACCGAGATGCTCAAGAAGGGCGCGGGCGTCGACAAGCTGCCCGAGACCGAGGACGAGCTCCTGGCGGCGATGGACAAGGTCTCCGCCGAGTACGGCAAGAAGGACAAGCGCTTCTCGTCCCTCTACCTGCCGGGCCGTTACTGGTACGCCGCCATGTCCTACGTGGCCGCATACGACGGCAAGATCGCCGAGTACGACGAGGGCTCGAAGGAGTGGAAGGCCTCGCTCTCCTCGCCGGAGGCGCAGAAGGGCATCCAGCACTTCATCGACCTGGTCAAGAAGTACAACAAGGCCGACCAGACCAAGGACGAGCAGGACCACGCCAATGTGATGGCCAACGAGAAGGCGGCCCTCATCTACGGCAACGGCTGGGAGTCCGGCTCCGTCATCGACGGCAAGAACAACGGCAACCCGAAGCTCGAGGGCAAGATCGTCACGGCCGGTATGCCCGGCCCGAACGGCAAGGCGCTGCCCTCCTTCATCGGCGGCTCCGACCTCGCGGTGACCAGCAAGTCGAAGGTCGCCGACCTGGGTGAGGAGTGGATCTCGCTCTTCACCAGCGAGAAGTCCATGGAGGTCCTCGCCGCCAAGAACATCCTTCCGAACAACACCAAGCAGCTGGAGCCGCTGAAGGCGAAGCCGGAGACCGCTCCGATCGCCAACGCCGTCCCGGATGCGTGGTTCACCCCGATCGCCCCGGGCTGGACCTCGATCGAGAAGGAGGAGGTCCTGGAGAACATGCTCCTGGCCATCCTCAAGGGTGACTCCGTGGAGGCGGCCACCAAGGCGGCCGACGCCAAGATCAACGAGCTGATCAACCAGGAGTCCTGA
- a CDS encoding glycoside hydrolase family 3 protein, translating to MTTLVRGSSGTLTRDALTILQPGFVGTTAPDWLLRQIGEGLCAVGLFGRNITSPGQLAALTARLRAERDDVLVAIDEEGGDVTRLEVRTGSSFPGNYALGLVDDVDLTRAVAHELGRRLAECGVDLNWAPSADVNSNPDNPVIGVRSFGADTALAARHTVAYVEGLQAAGVAACTKHFPGHGDTNVDSHHAAPRIDVDLDTLHARELVPFCAAIAAGSKAVMSAHILLPALDPDRPATLSPQILTGLLREELGYQGLIVTDGMEMQAISSTYGIERGSVLAIAAGADAICVGGGLADEETVLRLRDALVDAVRNGDLPEERLADAAARVRALADWTRRARGAAAEPGAASQEGTAPGSDTEIGLVAARRAVRVTPGGPDREPVTAAPYVAAFTPVANIAVGDETPWGVAAELTALLPGTETGTYAEEGDTSDLVSHVLEAAADRRIVAVVRDVHRHPWMANALDALLAARPDTVVVEMGLNRAAPRGALHIATHGAARVCGRAAAEAITGR from the coding sequence ATGACCACTCTGGTACGTGGCTCGTCAGGCACCCTGACTCGCGACGCGCTCACCATCCTCCAGCCCGGCTTCGTCGGCACCACGGCGCCCGACTGGCTTCTGCGGCAGATCGGTGAAGGGCTCTGCGCCGTCGGCCTGTTCGGCCGCAACATCACCTCGCCCGGCCAGCTCGCCGCGCTCACCGCCCGGTTGCGGGCGGAACGCGACGACGTCCTTGTCGCCATCGACGAGGAGGGCGGCGACGTCACCCGGCTCGAGGTGCGCACCGGCTCCTCGTTCCCCGGCAACTACGCGCTGGGCCTGGTGGACGACGTCGACCTCACCCGCGCCGTCGCGCACGAGTTGGGGCGCCGGCTGGCCGAGTGCGGGGTGGACCTCAACTGGGCACCCTCCGCCGATGTCAACTCCAACCCGGACAATCCGGTCATCGGTGTGCGGTCGTTCGGCGCCGACACCGCACTGGCCGCCCGCCACACCGTCGCCTACGTCGAGGGACTGCAGGCCGCCGGCGTGGCCGCCTGCACCAAGCACTTCCCCGGGCACGGCGACACCAATGTGGACTCGCACCACGCGGCGCCCCGTATCGATGTGGACCTCGACACGTTGCACGCCCGTGAGCTGGTGCCTTTCTGCGCGGCCATCGCGGCGGGTTCCAAAGCGGTGATGAGCGCGCATATCCTACTTCCCGCGCTCGACCCCGACCGTCCCGCGACGCTGAGCCCGCAGATCCTCACCGGTCTGCTGCGCGAGGAGCTGGGCTACCAGGGCCTGATCGTCACGGACGGCATGGAGATGCAGGCCATCTCGTCCACGTACGGCATCGAGCGCGGCTCGGTCCTCGCGATCGCCGCCGGCGCCGACGCTATTTGCGTCGGTGGCGGTCTGGCCGACGAGGAGACCGTACTGCGACTGCGCGACGCGCTGGTCGATGCGGTGCGGAACGGCGACCTGCCCGAGGAGCGGCTGGCCGACGCGGCGGCACGTGTGCGTGCCCTCGCGGACTGGACGCGGCGGGCCAGGGGGGCTGCAGCAGAGCCGGGCGCGGCTTCACAGGAGGGGACCGCGCCCGGCTCCGACACGGAGATCGGTCTCGTCGCCGCGCGCCGCGCGGTGCGGGTCACTCCGGGCGGACCGGATCGGGAGCCGGTCACGGCGGCCCCGTACGTGGCGGCCTTCACTCCCGTCGCCAACATCGCCGTCGGGGACGAGACTCCGTGGGGCGTGGCCGCGGAACTGACGGCCCTGCTGCCCGGCACGGAGACCGGCACCTACGCCGAAGAGGGCGATACGTCCGACTTGGTGTCACATGTGCTGGAGGCGGCGGCGGACCGTAGGATCGTCGCTGTGGTTCGCGACGTCCACCGTCACCCGTGGATGGCGAACGCCCTCGACGCGCTCCTCGCGGCCCGTCCCGACACGGTCGTGGTCGAGATGGGTCTGAACCGGGCGGCGCCCAGGGGGGCCCTGCACATCGCTACCCACGGCGCGGCCCGCGTCTGCGGACGCGCCGCCGCGGAGGCCATCACCGGCCGCTGA
- a CDS encoding WhiB family transcriptional regulator has translation MDWRHNAVCREEDPELFFPIGNTGPALLQIEEAKAVCRRCPVMEQCLQWALESGQDSGVWGGLSEDERRAMKRRAARNRARNASA, from the coding sequence ATGGACTGGCGTCACAACGCCGTTTGCCGCGAGGAAGACCCCGAGCTCTTCTTCCCCATCGGCAACACCGGTCCTGCGCTGCTGCAGATCGAGGAAGCCAAGGCCGTCTGCCGTCGCTGCCCCGTCATGGAGCAGTGCCTGCAGTGGGCGCTCGAGTCCGGCCAGGACTCCGGCGTCTGGGGTGGCCTCAGCGAGGACGAGCGCCGCGCGATGAAGCGCCGCGCCGCTCGCAACCGGGCGCGTAACGCCAGCGCCTGA
- a CDS encoding carbohydrate ABC transporter permease, whose product MTAADTKAAGPPVPVPRAPEGTGPKPAPEKGISGSGRKQRKKGELLPYLLILPALVAVAAVYAFPLVKTVIMSFQDMGRKELWTGESPPWVGFEQFTNILGDAEFWSVTGRTVVFMVVCVGLTMGIGLLLALLMTRLTTWVRLVLTAALVAAWSMPLMVAASIFRWLSDSDYGLINTLIAKVAGEDFLGHNWFLDPKQGFAIIALLVVWGAIPFVVITLYAALTQVPRELEEAAALDGANAPAVFRFVTWPVIRPVFTMVATLSVIWDFNVFGQIWLLRGNKPEPEYETLGLYSFSKAFESTSFSQGTAIALITVLLLSGVAVYYLRQLMKTGEVE is encoded by the coding sequence GTGACTGCCGCCGACACCAAGGCCGCCGGCCCGCCGGTACCCGTACCACGTGCCCCGGAAGGAACCGGCCCGAAGCCGGCGCCCGAGAAGGGGATCAGCGGCTCCGGCCGGAAACAGCGGAAGAAGGGAGAGCTCCTCCCGTACCTGCTGATCCTCCCCGCGCTCGTAGCGGTCGCCGCGGTCTACGCCTTCCCGCTGGTGAAGACCGTGATCATGTCCTTCCAGGACATGGGGCGCAAGGAGCTGTGGACGGGCGAATCGCCGCCCTGGGTCGGCTTCGAGCAGTTCACCAACATCCTGGGCGACGCCGAGTTCTGGTCCGTCACCGGCCGCACCGTCGTGTTCATGGTCGTCTGCGTGGGCCTGACCATGGGCATCGGTCTGCTGCTCGCCCTGCTGATGACCCGGCTGACCACGTGGGTGCGGCTGGTGCTGACGGCGGCGCTGGTCGCGGCCTGGTCGATGCCCCTGATGGTCGCCGCCTCCATCTTCCGCTGGCTCTCCGACTCCGACTACGGCCTCATCAACACCCTGATAGCCAAGGTCGCCGGCGAGGACTTCCTGGGTCACAACTGGTTCCTCGACCCGAAGCAGGGCTTCGCCATCATCGCCCTGCTGGTGGTCTGGGGCGCCATCCCCTTCGTGGTCATCACCCTGTACGCGGCCCTCACCCAGGTGCCCAGGGAGCTCGAGGAGGCCGCCGCCCTCGACGGCGCTAACGCGCCCGCCGTGTTCCGCTTCGTCACCTGGCCGGTGATCCGCCCCGTCTTCACCATGGTCGCCACCCTCTCGGTGATCTGGGACTTCAACGTCTTCGGGCAGATCTGGCTGCTGCGCGGCAACAAGCCGGAGCCCGAGTACGAGACGCTCGGCCTCTACTCCTTCTCCAAGGCCTTCGAGTCCACCTCGTTCAGCCAGGGCACCGCGATCGCCCTGATCACCGTTCTGCTGCTGTCCGGTGTGGCCGTGTACTACCTGCGTCAGCTGATGAAGACAGGAGAGGTCGAATGA
- a CDS encoding carbohydrate ABC transporter permease: MSTSTAPSPAGAGQELRPDRKKSRWHYDVLGLLTAVLMAFPVYWLVISALRPNHEIRSYDQTLWPSSLTFDNFARAVKQENFATAVQSSLIVSVTAVVGGMIIATLAALAIGRFRFFGRKALLMVLILVQMLPPTAMLIPIYAQLNAIGGLDEYWGLIVVYLVSTLPFAIVMIRGFVVNIPVELEESAMVDGCTRMGAFRRVIFPLLAPGLAAASIFALVNAWNEYLFAYILINDNSKYTLNVWLMTFTTERGTDYGALMAASTLIALPVVVFFMIIQKKMAAGLTSGAVKG; the protein is encoded by the coding sequence ATGAGCACCTCCACCGCTCCCTCCCCGGCCGGCGCCGGGCAGGAACTCAGGCCGGACCGCAAGAAGTCCCGCTGGCACTACGACGTCCTCGGCCTGCTCACCGCCGTCCTGATGGCCTTTCCGGTGTACTGGCTCGTCATCAGCGCCCTGCGGCCCAACCATGAGATCCGGTCCTACGACCAGACGCTCTGGCCCTCGTCGCTGACCTTCGACAACTTCGCCCGCGCGGTGAAGCAGGAGAACTTCGCCACCGCGGTCCAGTCGAGCCTCATCGTCTCGGTCACCGCTGTGGTCGGCGGAATGATCATCGCCACCCTGGCCGCCCTGGCCATCGGCCGGTTCCGCTTCTTCGGCCGCAAGGCGCTGCTGATGGTGCTGATCCTCGTCCAGATGCTGCCGCCGACCGCGATGCTCATCCCCATCTACGCGCAGCTCAACGCCATCGGCGGGCTCGACGAGTACTGGGGCCTGATCGTCGTCTACCTGGTCTCCACGCTGCCGTTCGCGATCGTCATGATCCGCGGGTTCGTGGTGAACATCCCGGTGGAGCTCGAGGAGTCCGCGATGGTCGACGGCTGCACCCGCATGGGCGCCTTCCGTCGCGTGATCTTCCCGCTGCTCGCCCCCGGCCTCGCCGCGGCGTCCATCTTCGCCCTGGTCAACGCCTGGAACGAGTACCTCTTCGCCTACATCCTGATCAACGACAACTCCAAGTACACGCTCAACGTCTGGCTGATGACGTTCACCACCGAGCGGGGAACGGACTACGGCGCGCTGATGGCGGCCTCGACACTCATCGCACTGCCGGTCGTCGTCTTCTTCATGATCATCCAGAAGAAGATGGCCGCAGGGCTCACCTCGGGCGCAGTGAAGGGATAA